The Watersipora subatra chromosome 1, tzWatSuba1.1, whole genome shotgun sequence genome has a window encoding:
- the LOC137399064 gene encoding DNA excision repair protein ERCC-5-like isoform X2: protein MILHQALKGMKDQPNAHLHLLFLRLCKLLMYRIKPIFVFDGSVPILKRHTIAARQKRREESSALAQSIRERLKKKAIQRLAVDESLGVRPTVKRLKASEQDLFELPPLPKDETLAESDDYFELPIHNMLYSGELDLNQVKADSEEFKLLPLEYQHEILEELKEKTKHDNSFSLNDEEKADDFSSFQIAKLVKSNKLTNKIEVLRKEMLAGFSDHVPGENYDVLQANRVASEDSTHYLLIKSLATGSETAPTTSGDESKLLAANDSPINEVSKSSTQFLSEASATSRPLSDSDSEQDNEEETRDSTPEITASKNTSLPSKRFKTHFSPDLSDDDSDKEEPKQEKNDNSHFNTEEHSKMSETLLKDDNPEAIDKQRVEYVGSYQPEAVSNNIPCKSESETIGYDSVTSETVPDEDLSQQLKTVCKSLFDAYTKENLMKESTISEVIGQSSTGINQTREMLDEKSSRVEEVASVQIKVDVSSDAEEDLSDDKQTLEDSQPVSYNTVMDGLAEEILNSKRELAEVQEELQSSQYYLNLDLEKQHASSLAVTQHIMDESMELLKLFGVPYIVAPAEAEAQCAQLEILGLCNGTITDDSDVWLFGGSRVLKNFFHQDRYITSFTAKDIERFSGLDRKKLIAVALVCGSDYTEGIYGAGPVTATEILSEFGRDCDGIVAMEKFKAWIDEVKQKPGVMPLNPGNSAVRSKLRRHSSAVPDGFPNRVVVDAYLNPSVDHSSEQFEWGRADLDLLRKFAHKTLNWSTQKVDDLVCPVLKKQNEARSQLRMTDFFNSFPTSINTDGTFQSKRLKQAFAKLTSSPSKSPGTTQVKSSTVKPGQKKRDRTLTVNSKGMKGKRHVEKMPSHPNNRLIEEHVCLSEDSD from the exons ATGATCTTGCATCAAGCTCTGAAAGGAATGAAAGATCAACCTAACGCCCATCTTCATCTTCTGTTCCTAAGGCTATGCAAATTGCTCATGTACAGAATAAAGCCTATATTTGTATTTGATGGATCTGTACCAATTCTTAAAAGGCATACGATTGCTGCTAGACAAAAGAGAAGGGAGGAATCGTCAGCTCTTGCTCAAA GCATTCGTGAGCGGCTGAAGAAGAAAGCCATCCAACGCCTCGCCGTAGATGAATCCCTAGGTGTGCGACCCACAGTCAAGCGTCTGAAGGCCTCTGAGCAGGATTTGTTTGAATTGCCACCTCTGCCGAAGGATGAGACGCTTGCTGAAAGTGATGACTACTTTGAACTGCCTATTCACAACATGCTATACAGCGGCGAGCTCGACCTAAACCAA GTCAAGGCTGACAGCGAGGAGTTCAAGTTGTTGCCTCTCGAGTATCAGCATGAGATTCTGGAAGAACTCAAGGAGAAAACAAAGCATGATAACTCGTTCTCTCTGAACGATGAGGAAAAAGCAGACGACTTCTCGTCGTTTCAGATAGCCAAGCTGGTGAAAAGCAACAAGTTAACAAACAAA ATAGAGGTACTGCGAAAAGAGATGCTTGCAGGATTTTCTGACCATGTCCCTGGTGAGAACTATGATGTCTTGCAGGCTAACCGAGTTGCGTCTGAAGATTCCACTCATTATCTGCTGATAAAGAGTCTTGCAACAGGCAGTGAGACAGCTCCTACCACGTCTGGAGATGAGTCCAAGCTTTTGGCAGCAAATGATTCTCCGATAAATGAAGTCTCTAAAAGTTCTACTCAATTTTTGTCTGAAGCCAGCGCTACCTCACGCCCTCTATCCGATTCAGACTCTGAACAAGACAATGAAGAAGAAACAAGGGATTCCACGCCAGAAATAACAGCATCGAAAAATACCAGCTTGCCATCCAAAAGGTTCAAAACACACTTTTCACCGGATCTTTCCGATGATGATTCGGATAAAGAAGAACCGAAACAGGAAAAAAATGACAACTCCCATTTTAATACGGAGGAGCATTCAAAAATGAGTGAAACCTTGTTGAAGGATGATAACCCTGAAGCAATCGACAAACAGCGAGTTGAATATGTAGGGTCGTATCAACCTGAAGCTGTTTCAAATAATATCCCTTGTAAATCCGAGTCTGAAACAATTGGATATGATAGTGTCACGTCAGAAACTGTCCCTGATGAAGATCTCTCTCAGCAACTAAAGACTGTTTGTAAGTCTCTGTTCGACGCTTACACCAAAGAGAATCTGATGAAGGAATCTACAATCTCTGAGGTAATTGGTCAATCATCAACCGGTATCAACCAGACCAGAGAAATGTTAGATGAGAAGAGCTCAAGAGTTGAGGAAGTGGCATCAGTTCAAATAAAGGTCGATGTGAGCAGTGATGCTGAAGAGGACTTGTCCGATGACAAACAGACCTTGGAAGATAGTCAGCCAGTATCGTACAATACAGTGATGGATG GCTTGGCTGAAGAAATACTAAATTCCAAAAGAGAACTGGCTGAAGTGCAGGAAGAGCTCCAGTCTAGCCAATACTATCTCAACCTAGATTTGGAGAAGCAGCACGCTTCATCTCTGGCTGTCACACAGCATATAATGGATGAGTCAATGGAATTACTGAAACTCTTTGGTGTACCTTACATAGTAGCCCCTGCTGAGGCGGAAGCTCAGTGCGCTCAACTTGAAATTCTTGGGCTTTGTAATGGCACCATTACTGATGACAGCGATGTCTGGCTGTTTGGTGGGAGTCGTGTgcttaaaaacttttttcatcaAGATCGCTACATTACTTCGTTTACTGCAAAAGATATTGAGAGATTTTCTGGTTTAGATCGAAAGAAGCTGATAGCTGTTGCACTGGTTTGCGGCAGCGATTACACTGAAGGAATATATGGTGCTGGCCCTGTTACAGCGACAGAAATTCTAAGTGAGTTTGGTCGAGATTGCGATGGCATAGTAGCGATGGAAAAGTTCAAAGCGTGGATTGATGAAGTCAAACAAAAGCCAGGAGTAATGCCACTCAACCCAGGCAATTCCGCTGTTCGGAGCAAACTACGACGACATTCAAGTGCTGTGCCTGATGGGTTTCCCAACCGAGTGGTGGTTGATGCCTATCTCAATCCAAGCGTTGATCATTCCTCAGAACAATTTGAGTGGGGTCGTGCTGATCTGGATCTGCTTCGGAAGTTCGCTCACAAGACCCTGAATTGGTCAACACAAAAAGTTGACGACCTCGTTTGTCCTgtgttgaaaaaacaaaatgaagcTCGAAGCCAGCTTAGGATGACAGacttttttaattcattccCTACTTCGATAAATACTGATGGCACATTTCAAAGCAAGAGATTGAAGCAAGCATTTGCAAAATTAACCTCATCACCTTCTAAAAGCCCTGGAACTACACAAGTAAAATCGAGCACAGTTAAACCTGGACAGAAAAAGAGAGATCGTACTTTGACTGTTAATAGTAAAGGCATGAAAGGTAAACGACATGTTGAGAAAATGCCTTCTCACCCCAATAACCGTTTGATAGAGGAGCACGTGTGCCTGTCGGAAGACTCGGACTAG
- the LOC137399064 gene encoding DNA excision repair protein ERCC-5-like isoform X1, which yields MGVTGLWKLVDRAGKQVSLESLEGKVFAIDASMILHQALKGMKDQPNAHLHLLFLRLCKLLMYRIKPIFVFDGSVPILKRHTIAARQKRREESSALAQSIRERLKKKAIQRLAVDESLGVRPTVKRLKASEQDLFELPPLPKDETLAESDDYFELPIHNMLYSGELDLNQVKADSEEFKLLPLEYQHEILEELKEKTKHDNSFSLNDEEKADDFSSFQIAKLVKSNKLTNKIEVLRKEMLAGFSDHVPGENYDVLQANRVASEDSTHYLLIKSLATGSETAPTTSGDESKLLAANDSPINEVSKSSTQFLSEASATSRPLSDSDSEQDNEEETRDSTPEITASKNTSLPSKRFKTHFSPDLSDDDSDKEEPKQEKNDNSHFNTEEHSKMSETLLKDDNPEAIDKQRVEYVGSYQPEAVSNNIPCKSESETIGYDSVTSETVPDEDLSQQLKTVCKSLFDAYTKENLMKESTISEVIGQSSTGINQTREMLDEKSSRVEEVASVQIKVDVSSDAEEDLSDDKQTLEDSQPVSYNTVMDGLAEEILNSKRELAEVQEELQSSQYYLNLDLEKQHASSLAVTQHIMDESMELLKLFGVPYIVAPAEAEAQCAQLEILGLCNGTITDDSDVWLFGGSRVLKNFFHQDRYITSFTAKDIERFSGLDRKKLIAVALVCGSDYTEGIYGAGPVTATEILSEFGRDCDGIVAMEKFKAWIDEVKQKPGVMPLNPGNSAVRSKLRRHSSAVPDGFPNRVVVDAYLNPSVDHSSEQFEWGRADLDLLRKFAHKTLNWSTQKVDDLVCPVLKKQNEARSQLRMTDFFNSFPTSINTDGTFQSKRLKQAFAKLTSSPSKSPGTTQVKSSTVKPGQKKRDRTLTVNSKGMKGKRHVEKMPSHPNNRLIEEHVCLSEDSD from the exons ATGGGTGTCACAGGGCTTTGGAAGCTGGTTGATAGAGCTGGTAAGCAG GTGTCACTGGAGTCTCTCGAAGGCAAGGTGTTTGCCATCGACGCAAGTATGATCTTGCATCAAGCTCTGAAAGGAATGAAAGATCAACCTAACGCCCATCTTCATCTTCTGTTCCTAAGGCTATGCAAATTGCTCATGTACAGAATAAAGCCTATATTTGTATTTGATGGATCTGTACCAATTCTTAAAAGGCATACGATTGCTGCTAGACAAAAGAGAAGGGAGGAATCGTCAGCTCTTGCTCAAA GCATTCGTGAGCGGCTGAAGAAGAAAGCCATCCAACGCCTCGCCGTAGATGAATCCCTAGGTGTGCGACCCACAGTCAAGCGTCTGAAGGCCTCTGAGCAGGATTTGTTTGAATTGCCACCTCTGCCGAAGGATGAGACGCTTGCTGAAAGTGATGACTACTTTGAACTGCCTATTCACAACATGCTATACAGCGGCGAGCTCGACCTAAACCAA GTCAAGGCTGACAGCGAGGAGTTCAAGTTGTTGCCTCTCGAGTATCAGCATGAGATTCTGGAAGAACTCAAGGAGAAAACAAAGCATGATAACTCGTTCTCTCTGAACGATGAGGAAAAAGCAGACGACTTCTCGTCGTTTCAGATAGCCAAGCTGGTGAAAAGCAACAAGTTAACAAACAAA ATAGAGGTACTGCGAAAAGAGATGCTTGCAGGATTTTCTGACCATGTCCCTGGTGAGAACTATGATGTCTTGCAGGCTAACCGAGTTGCGTCTGAAGATTCCACTCATTATCTGCTGATAAAGAGTCTTGCAACAGGCAGTGAGACAGCTCCTACCACGTCTGGAGATGAGTCCAAGCTTTTGGCAGCAAATGATTCTCCGATAAATGAAGTCTCTAAAAGTTCTACTCAATTTTTGTCTGAAGCCAGCGCTACCTCACGCCCTCTATCCGATTCAGACTCTGAACAAGACAATGAAGAAGAAACAAGGGATTCCACGCCAGAAATAACAGCATCGAAAAATACCAGCTTGCCATCCAAAAGGTTCAAAACACACTTTTCACCGGATCTTTCCGATGATGATTCGGATAAAGAAGAACCGAAACAGGAAAAAAATGACAACTCCCATTTTAATACGGAGGAGCATTCAAAAATGAGTGAAACCTTGTTGAAGGATGATAACCCTGAAGCAATCGACAAACAGCGAGTTGAATATGTAGGGTCGTATCAACCTGAAGCTGTTTCAAATAATATCCCTTGTAAATCCGAGTCTGAAACAATTGGATATGATAGTGTCACGTCAGAAACTGTCCCTGATGAAGATCTCTCTCAGCAACTAAAGACTGTTTGTAAGTCTCTGTTCGACGCTTACACCAAAGAGAATCTGATGAAGGAATCTACAATCTCTGAGGTAATTGGTCAATCATCAACCGGTATCAACCAGACCAGAGAAATGTTAGATGAGAAGAGCTCAAGAGTTGAGGAAGTGGCATCAGTTCAAATAAAGGTCGATGTGAGCAGTGATGCTGAAGAGGACTTGTCCGATGACAAACAGACCTTGGAAGATAGTCAGCCAGTATCGTACAATACAGTGATGGATG GCTTGGCTGAAGAAATACTAAATTCCAAAAGAGAACTGGCTGAAGTGCAGGAAGAGCTCCAGTCTAGCCAATACTATCTCAACCTAGATTTGGAGAAGCAGCACGCTTCATCTCTGGCTGTCACACAGCATATAATGGATGAGTCAATGGAATTACTGAAACTCTTTGGTGTACCTTACATAGTAGCCCCTGCTGAGGCGGAAGCTCAGTGCGCTCAACTTGAAATTCTTGGGCTTTGTAATGGCACCATTACTGATGACAGCGATGTCTGGCTGTTTGGTGGGAGTCGTGTgcttaaaaacttttttcatcaAGATCGCTACATTACTTCGTTTACTGCAAAAGATATTGAGAGATTTTCTGGTTTAGATCGAAAGAAGCTGATAGCTGTTGCACTGGTTTGCGGCAGCGATTACACTGAAGGAATATATGGTGCTGGCCCTGTTACAGCGACAGAAATTCTAAGTGAGTTTGGTCGAGATTGCGATGGCATAGTAGCGATGGAAAAGTTCAAAGCGTGGATTGATGAAGTCAAACAAAAGCCAGGAGTAATGCCACTCAACCCAGGCAATTCCGCTGTTCGGAGCAAACTACGACGACATTCAAGTGCTGTGCCTGATGGGTTTCCCAACCGAGTGGTGGTTGATGCCTATCTCAATCCAAGCGTTGATCATTCCTCAGAACAATTTGAGTGGGGTCGTGCTGATCTGGATCTGCTTCGGAAGTTCGCTCACAAGACCCTGAATTGGTCAACACAAAAAGTTGACGACCTCGTTTGTCCTgtgttgaaaaaacaaaatgaagcTCGAAGCCAGCTTAGGATGACAGacttttttaattcattccCTACTTCGATAAATACTGATGGCACATTTCAAAGCAAGAGATTGAAGCAAGCATTTGCAAAATTAACCTCATCACCTTCTAAAAGCCCTGGAACTACACAAGTAAAATCGAGCACAGTTAAACCTGGACAGAAAAAGAGAGATCGTACTTTGACTGTTAATAGTAAAGGCATGAAAGGTAAACGACATGTTGAGAAAATGCCTTCTCACCCCAATAACCGTTTGATAGAGGAGCACGTGTGCCTGTCGGAAGACTCGGACTAG